One genomic segment of Rhizobium viscosum includes these proteins:
- a CDS encoding DUF2938 domain-containing protein — MFDIIWRSVVIGIGATILMDLWAILLAKLGVTSSPNWAPAGRWFWHLGKGKVFHDNITDAAPYANELALGWIGHYVVGILYGILLAIFVGPAWFAAPTFLPAWILGIVTVGAGWFLMQPGLGLGWAASKTSNPTKVRVLNLLAHTVFGFGLYATALIIR, encoded by the coding sequence ATGTTCGACATCATCTGGCGCTCCGTCGTCATCGGCATCGGGGCAACCATCCTCATGGATCTCTGGGCGATCCTGCTCGCAAAGCTCGGGGTGACGTCGTCACCGAACTGGGCGCCGGCCGGCCGCTGGTTCTGGCACCTCGGCAAGGGCAAGGTCTTTCACGATAATATCACTGATGCCGCGCCCTATGCCAACGAGCTGGCGCTCGGCTGGATCGGCCACTACGTGGTCGGAATCCTCTACGGTATTCTGCTGGCGATCTTCGTCGGTCCGGCCTGGTTTGCCGCGCCGACTTTCCTGCCGGCCTGGATCCTCGGCATCGTCACCGTCGGTGCGGGCTGGTTCCTGATGCAGCCGGGTCTCGGGCTTGGCTGGGCGGCTTCGAAGACGTCGAACCCCACGAAGGTCCGGGTGCTCAATCTGCTCGCCCATACCGTCTTCGGTTTCGGGCTCTACGCGACGGCGCTTATTATCCGCTAG
- a CDS encoding ATP-binding protein codes for MMHIHITGASGSGTTTLGLALAELLGIRHLDTDHFFWMPTDPPFTTQREVGARIAMLRREALPHAGWVLSGSAMKWGAEFEPLYDLVVFLRIDPIARMERIRKREEAHYGERIRPGGDMAVKSREFMEWAESYDTAGPERRSLVGHEEWLKTLTKPILRLDSSRPVDELVAEVLSHPAVIAGRPQSS; via the coding sequence ATCATGCACATCCATATCACGGGAGCGTCGGGCTCCGGCACGACGACGCTTGGCCTGGCGCTGGCCGAGTTGCTCGGCATCCGTCATCTCGATACCGATCATTTCTTCTGGATGCCGACCGATCCGCCCTTCACGACGCAGCGCGAGGTTGGGGCGCGTATCGCGATGCTCAGGCGGGAAGCGTTGCCCCATGCCGGCTGGGTGCTTTCCGGCTCGGCGATGAAATGGGGCGCAGAATTCGAGCCGCTTTACGATCTGGTGGTCTTTCTGAGGATCGATCCCATCGCGCGTATGGAGCGCATTCGCAAGCGCGAGGAGGCGCACTACGGCGAGAGGATCAGGCCTGGTGGTGATATGGCGGTGAAAAGCCGCGAATTCATGGAATGGGCAGAGAGCTACGATACGGCGGGACCGGAACGCCGAAGTCTCGTTGGGCATGAGGAGTGGCTGAAGACGCTGACGAAGCCAATCCTGCGGCTTGATTCATCACGGCCTGTCGACGAACTCGTTGCGGAGGTGCTGAGTCACCCGGCGGTTATTGCAGGGCGCCCTCAGTCGTCGTGA
- a CDS encoding HlyC/CorC family transporter: MSVEGTLAFLSVYWPEILSIVALVLMSAFFSGSETALTAVSRSRIHTLEANGDERAGLVRTLIERRDRLIGALLIGNNLANILSSSLATSVFLGIFGNSGVALATLAMTIILVIFAEVLPKSWAISTPERFALNVAIPTRIFVAVVGPLSSFVNAIVRQILGLFGINLSREVSMLSAHEELRGAVDLLHREGSVVKADRDRLGGVLDLGELELSDIMVHRMAMRAINADDPPESVVRAILESPYTRMPLWRGTIDNIIGVVHAKDLLRALAEPNMEPQQLDIVKIAQKPWFVPDSTNLEDQLNAFLRRKQHFAVVVDEYGEVQGIVTLEDILEEIVGDISDEHDIDMQGVRQEADGSIVVDGGVPIRDLNRALDWNLPDEEATTIAGLVIHESMTIPEERQAFTFYGKRFVVMKREKNRITKLRIRPAEEDETKSV; this comes from the coding sequence ATGTCAGTCGAGGGCACCCTGGCGTTTTTGTCGGTCTACTGGCCGGAGATCCTTTCGATCGTGGCCCTGGTATTGATGTCTGCCTTCTTTTCGGGATCGGAAACCGCGCTGACCGCCGTTTCGAGAAGCCGGATCCATACGCTGGAAGCCAATGGCGATGAGCGTGCCGGTCTCGTCAGAACCCTCATCGAGCGTCGTGACCGGCTGATCGGTGCGCTGCTGATCGGCAACAATCTCGCCAACATCCTGTCGTCGTCGCTGGCGACAAGCGTATTTCTGGGGATCTTCGGCAATTCCGGCGTGGCACTGGCAACGCTTGCCATGACCATCATCCTCGTCATCTTCGCGGAGGTTCTGCCGAAGAGCTGGGCGATCTCGACGCCGGAGCGTTTTGCGCTCAATGTTGCAATACCGACGCGGATCTTCGTCGCCGTGGTCGGTCCACTCTCTTCTTTCGTCAATGCGATCGTGCGCCAGATCCTTGGCCTCTTCGGCATCAACCTCTCGCGCGAAGTGTCGATGCTGTCAGCCCATGAGGAGCTGCGCGGCGCCGTCGACCTGCTGCATCGCGAGGGGTCTGTCGTCAAGGCCGACCGTGACCGTCTCGGGGGCGTACTCGATCTCGGCGAACTCGAGCTTTCCGATATCATGGTCCACCGCATGGCGATGCGGGCGATTAATGCCGACGATCCGCCGGAATCCGTGGTCCGGGCGATCCTCGAAAGTCCTTATACGCGCATGCCGCTGTGGCGCGGTACGATCGACAACATCATCGGCGTCGTGCACGCCAAGGATCTGCTCAGGGCGCTTGCCGAACCGAACATGGAGCCGCAGCAGCTCGATATCGTGAAGATCGCCCAAAAGCCCTGGTTCGTGCCCGACAGTACCAATCTCGAAGACCAGCTCAATGCCTTCTTGCGCCGCAAGCAGCATTTCGCCGTCGTCGTCGACGAATATGGCGAGGTGCAGGGCATCGTGACGCTCGAGGACATTCTGGAGGAAATCGTCGGCGATATCTCCGACGAGCACGATATCGACATGCAGGGCGTGCGACAGGAGGCTGATGGTTCCATCGTCGTCGATGGCGGCGTGCCGATCCGGGATCTCAACCGCGCGCTGGACTGGAACCTGCCGGACGAGGAGGCGACGACGATCGCGGGCCTCGTCATCCATGAATCGATGACCATTCCCGAAGAGCGGCAGGCCTTCACCTTTTACGGCAAGCGCTTCGTCGTCATGAAGCGGGAAAAGAACCGCATCACCAAGCTGCGTATCCGCCCCGCCGAGGAAGACGAGACGAAATCCGTCTGA
- a CDS encoding shikimate kinase, which produces MSEPPVSVADSLRDRARAALGSRNLILVGLMGAGKSSVGRLVAHQLGIPFIDSDIEIERVSRMTITELFAAYGEEEFRALEARVMKRLLKGGPRVVSTGGGAFINARTRRHIKKGGLSVWLKADLDVLWDRVNKRDTRPLLKTENPKQTLENLMNARYPVYAEADLTVLSRDVRKEVMADEVLRAVVEAQKESAVS; this is translated from the coding sequence ATGAGTGAACCGCCAGTTTCCGTTGCTGACAGCCTGAGAGACAGAGCTCGCGCCGCGCTCGGTTCACGCAATCTGATCCTCGTCGGCCTTATGGGAGCCGGAAAATCCTCAGTCGGCCGCCTCGTTGCGCACCAGCTCGGCATTCCCTTCATCGACAGCGATATTGAGATCGAGCGTGTTTCGCGCATGACGATCACTGAGCTTTTCGCAGCCTATGGAGAAGAAGAGTTTCGGGCGCTCGAAGCGCGGGTGATGAAGCGCCTGCTGAAAGGCGGCCCGCGCGTCGTCTCTACCGGCGGCGGCGCCTTCATCAACGCCCGCACGCGCAGGCACATCAAGAAGGGCGGCCTTTCGGTCTGGCTGAAGGCCGATCTCGACGTGCTCTGGGACCGGGTCAACAAGCGCGATACACGTCCGCTGCTGAAGACAGAAAATCCGAAGCAGACGCTCGAAAATCTGATGAATGCCCGCTACCCCGTTTATGCCGAGGCCGATCTTACGGTGCTTTCGCGCGACGTGCGCAAGGAAGTCATGGCCGATGAAGTGCTGAGAGCCGTGGTCGAGGCCCAGAAGGAAAGTGCAGTATCATGA
- the cobS gene encoding cobaltochelatase subunit CobS — protein sequence MSKIDLDISELPDTTVSVREVFGIDSDIRVPAYSKGDAYVPDLDSDYLFDRETTLAILAGFAHNRRVMISGYHGTGKSSHIEQVAARLNWPCVRINLDSHVSRIDLVGKDAIVVKDGLQVTEFKDGILPWAYQHNVALVFDEYDAGRPDVMFVIQRVLESSGRLTLLDQSRVIRPHPAFRLFATANTIGLGDTTGLYHGTQQINQAQMDRWSIVSTLNYLPHDHEVNIVAAKVKSFGKDKEGRDTVSKMVRVADLTRASFMNGDLSTVMSPRTVITWAENAEIFGDIAFAFRVTFLNKCDELERPLVAEHYQRAFGVELKESAANIVLGA from the coding sequence ATGAGCAAGATTGACCTTGATATTTCCGAACTGCCCGATACCACCGTTTCGGTCCGGGAGGTCTTCGGCATCGATTCCGACATTCGTGTGCCCGCCTACAGCAAGGGCGACGCCTATGTTCCGGATCTCGACTCCGACTATCTCTTCGACCGCGAGACGACGCTCGCGATCCTCGCGGGCTTCGCCCATAACCGACGCGTGATGATCTCCGGGTACCACGGTACGGGTAAGTCTTCGCATATCGAGCAGGTTGCCGCGCGCCTCAACTGGCCTTGCGTGCGTATCAACCTCGACAGCCATGTCAGCCGTATCGATCTCGTCGGCAAGGACGCGATCGTCGTCAAGGACGGGCTGCAGGTCACCGAATTCAAGGACGGCATCCTGCCCTGGGCCTACCAGCACAATGTCGCGCTCGTCTTCGACGAATATGATGCCGGCCGCCCCGACGTGATGTTCGTCATCCAGCGTGTGCTGGAATCCTCCGGCCGCCTGACCCTGCTCGACCAGAGCCGCGTCATCCGTCCTCACCCGGCCTTCCGCCTGTTTGCGACCGCCAACACCATCGGTCTTGGCGACACGACTGGCCTCTATCACGGCACGCAGCAGATCAACCAGGCGCAGATGGACCGCTGGTCGATCGTCTCGACGCTGAACTATCTGCCGCACGACCACGAAGTGAATATCGTCGCCGCCAAGGTGAAGAGCTTCGGCAAGGACAAGGAAGGCCGCGATACCGTTTCCAAGATGGTCCGCGTTGCGGATCTCACACGCGCTTCGTTCATGAACGGTGATCTCTCCACGGTCATGAGCCCGCGTACTGTCATCACCTGGGCCGAGAATGCCGAGATCTTCGGTGATATCGCCTTCGCCTTCCGCGTCACCTTCCTCAACAAGTGCGACGAGCTGGAGCGTCCTCTGGTGGCCGAGCATTATCAGCGCGCCTTCGGCGTGGAACTGAAGGAAAGCGCTGCCAACATCGTGCTGGGGGCTTAA
- a CDS encoding VUT family protein, which translates to MLTTRYTLIYVALMTFVVVASNFLVQFPLNATVAGINLADILTWGAFSYPIAFLITDLTNRQFGPQAARKVVFAGFVVGVALSFFTSVPRIAIASGSAYLAGQLLDIAVFNRLRRQAWWRAPIFGSLIGSALDTVMFFSLSFAAFFVLLGPNEPFALENAPIFGVLSTEAPRWISWALGDFAVKMLVGLVMLLPYGALMNVLRPMQSAAAR; encoded by the coding sequence ATGCTGACGACCCGCTATACCCTTATCTATGTCGCCCTGATGACGTTTGTCGTCGTCGCCTCCAACTTCCTCGTCCAGTTTCCGCTGAACGCGACGGTTGCCGGCATCAATCTCGCCGACATTCTCACCTGGGGCGCCTTCTCCTATCCGATCGCCTTCCTGATTACCGATCTGACGAACCGCCAGTTCGGCCCGCAGGCTGCGCGGAAGGTGGTTTTCGCTGGCTTTGTCGTCGGCGTCGCCCTTTCCTTCTTCACCTCCGTCCCGCGTATCGCGATTGCCTCCGGCTCAGCCTATCTCGCCGGCCAACTTCTCGATATCGCCGTCTTCAACCGCCTGCGCCGTCAGGCCTGGTGGCGCGCGCCGATCTTCGGCTCGCTGATCGGTTCGGCGTTGGATACGGTGATGTTCTTCTCGCTGTCTTTTGCCGCCTTCTTCGTCCTCCTCGGCCCGAACGAACCCTTCGCGTTAGAAAACGCGCCGATCTTCGGCGTTCTCTCGACGGAAGCTCCGCGCTGGATCTCCTGGGCACTCGGCGATTTCGCGGTAAAGATGCTTGTCGGCCTGGTTATGCTGCTGCCTTATGGCGCACTCATGAACGTGCTGCGCCCGATGCAATCCGCTGCGGCCCGGTAA
- the xerD gene encoding site-specific tyrosine recombinase XerD, translated as MKDLGRVHVESFLEMMSAERGAAVNTLQSYERDLDDLRSFLHGRSIRLTEAASGDLGAYLASLSAQGFKPSSQARRLAAMRQFYKFLYAEGLRTDDPTGILDAPKKGRALPKTMGVGEVTKLLSQAEAEAADPAPGQLHRLRMLALLELLYATGMRVSELVSLPARVLDQEGRFLMIRGKGNKERLVPLSQSAIAALKAYGRMLASENAASKQPQESPWLFPAASKEGYLPRQVFARDLKNLAIRAGLTPSMISPHVMRHAFASHLLANGADLRVVQELLGHSDISTTQIYTHVLEERLQQLVHTHHPLAKQAKKHE; from the coding sequence ATGAAGGATCTCGGCCGCGTCCATGTGGAATCATTCCTGGAAATGATGAGTGCCGAGCGGGGTGCTGCGGTCAATACGCTGCAATCCTACGAACGCGATCTGGACGACTTGCGCTCCTTCCTCCACGGCCGCAGCATCCGCCTGACGGAGGCGGCTTCAGGCGATCTCGGCGCTTATCTCGCCTCGCTATCCGCACAGGGTTTCAAGCCTTCATCGCAGGCCCGTCGCCTTGCCGCCATGCGCCAGTTCTACAAATTCCTCTATGCCGAGGGCCTGCGCACCGACGATCCGACCGGCATTCTTGATGCGCCGAAGAAAGGTCGGGCGCTTCCGAAAACCATGGGCGTCGGGGAGGTAACGAAGCTGCTCTCGCAGGCGGAAGCCGAAGCCGCCGACCCAGCCCCCGGCCAGCTTCATCGCCTGCGCATGCTGGCGCTGCTGGAACTGCTCTACGCCACCGGCATGCGCGTCAGCGAACTCGTCTCGCTTCCCGCCCGCGTTCTCGATCAGGAGGGCCGCTTTCTGATGATCCGCGGCAAGGGCAACAAGGAGCGGCTGGTGCCCCTTTCCCAATCAGCCATTGCCGCGCTGAAAGCCTACGGCCGCATGCTGGCGTCTGAAAACGCCGCATCAAAACAGCCCCAGGAGAGCCCCTGGCTCTTCCCGGCCGCCTCGAAAGAGGGATACTTGCCGCGCCAGGTTTTCGCCCGCGATCTCAAGAATCTGGCAATCCGAGCCGGCCTCACACCGTCGATGATTTCGCCGCACGTCATGCGACACGCCTTCGCGAGCCACCTTCTGGCCAATGGCGCGGACCTGCGCGTGGTGCAGGAACTCCTCGGTCATTCGGACATTTCGACGACACAAATCTATACGCATGTTCTGGAAGAACGGCTCCAGCAGCTCGTCCATACGCACCACCCCCTTGCAAAACAGGCGAAAAAGCACGAATAG
- the cobT gene encoding cobaltochelatase subunit CobT — MASRGDNSKAKPGAPVDVEPLRRAITGCVRAIAGDDQVEVAFANERPGMTGERIRLPELSKRPTAHELAVTRGLGDSMALRIACHDEKVHSSMAPQGSDARAIFDAVEQARVESIGSLRMEGMAANLRSMTEEKYAKANFTGIERQEDAPIGEAVAMMVREKLTGQRPPASAGKVLDLWRSFIEDKAGSELDNLSGVINDQQAFSKVIRNMLSAMEMAEEYGDDDSDPDADDQSSDDDQPTGDEQNEDEVDEDAGSDAAPVEDSEVSDEQMEDGETEGAEISDDDMMEEGEDDSETPGETRRPNTPFADFNEKVDYHVYTEEFDEIITAEELCDAAELERLRAFLDKQLAHLQGAVGRLANRLQRKLMAQQNRSWDFDLEEGYLDTARLQRIIIDPTQPLSFKMERDTQFRDTVVTLLIDNSGSMRGRPITVAATCADILARTLERCGVKVEILGFTTKAWKGGQARESWLANGKPQTPGRLNDLRHIVYKSADAPWRRARTNLGLMMREGLLKENIDGEALIWAHNRLLARREQRRILMMISDGAPVDDSTLSVNPGNYLERHLRAVIEQIETRSPVELLAIGIGHDVTRYYRRAVTIVDADELAGAMTEQLAELFEDHAAQPRGGRLRRAG, encoded by the coding sequence ATGGCATCTCGTGGTGACAATTCGAAAGCAAAGCCTGGTGCGCCCGTCGATGTCGAGCCGCTGCGGCGGGCGATAACGGGCTGCGTGCGCGCAATCGCAGGCGATGACCAGGTCGAGGTAGCCTTCGCCAATGAGCGTCCCGGCATGACGGGCGAGCGCATTCGTCTGCCGGAGCTTTCCAAGCGTCCGACGGCGCATGAGCTGGCAGTGACGCGCGGCCTTGGTGATTCCATGGCACTGCGTATCGCCTGCCACGACGAGAAGGTCCATTCCAGCATGGCGCCGCAGGGCTCGGATGCCCGGGCGATCTTCGACGCTGTCGAGCAGGCGCGCGTGGAATCGATCGGTTCCCTGCGGATGGAAGGCATGGCTGCCAATCTGCGTTCCATGACCGAGGAGAAGTACGCCAAGGCGAATTTCACCGGCATCGAACGGCAGGAAGATGCGCCGATTGGCGAAGCCGTTGCGATGATGGTGCGCGAAAAGCTCACCGGCCAGAGGCCGCCGGCTTCGGCCGGAAAAGTTCTCGACCTGTGGCGTTCCTTCATCGAGGACAAGGCCGGCAGCGAGCTCGACAACCTCTCCGGTGTCATCAACGACCAGCAGGCCTTCTCGAAGGTTATTCGCAACATGCTCTCGGCCATGGAGATGGCTGAGGAATATGGCGATGACGACAGTGATCCTGACGCCGACGATCAGTCCAGCGATGATGATCAGCCGACCGGTGACGAGCAGAACGAGGATGAGGTCGACGAGGATGCCGGCAGCGATGCCGCACCCGTCGAGGACAGCGAAGTCTCCGATGAGCAGATGGAGGACGGCGAAACCGAAGGCGCCGAAATCTCCGACGACGACATGATGGAAGAAGGTGAGGACGATTCCGAGACTCCGGGCGAAACCCGCCGTCCGAATACGCCATTCGCCGATTTCAACGAGAAGGTCGACTACCACGTCTATACGGAAGAGTTCGACGAGATCATCACGGCCGAGGAGCTATGTGATGCCGCCGAACTGGAGCGCCTGCGCGCTTTCCTCGACAAGCAGCTTGCACATCTTCAGGGTGCTGTCGGCCGTCTTGCCAACCGCCTGCAGCGCAAGCTGATGGCGCAGCAGAACCGTTCCTGGGATTTCGATCTCGAGGAAGGCTATCTCGATACGGCGCGCCTGCAGCGTATCATCATCGATCCGACACAGCCGCTCTCCTTCAAGATGGAGCGCGACACGCAGTTCCGCGATACGGTCGTGACATTGCTGATCGACAATTCCGGCTCCATGCGCGGCCGGCCGATCACGGTTGCGGCCACCTGCGCCGATATCCTGGCGCGCACGCTCGAGCGCTGCGGCGTCAAGGTCGAGATCCTCGGCTTTACGACGAAGGCCTGGAAGGGCGGTCAGGCACGCGAGAGCTGGCTTGCGAATGGCAAGCCGCAGACGCCCGGCCGTCTCAACGACCTGCGCCATATCGTCTACAAGTCTGCCGATGCCCCGTGGCGGCGCGCGCGCACCAATCTCGGCCTGATGATGCGCGAAGGCCTGCTCAAGGAAAACATCGATGGCGAGGCGCTGATCTGGGCGCATAATCGCCTGCTGGCCCGGCGCGAACAGCGCCGCATTCTGATGATGATTTCGGATGGTGCGCCGGTCGATGATTCCACGCTATCGGTCAATCCGGGCAATTATCTGGAGCGGCATCTGCGCGCCGTGATCGAGCAGATCGAGACGCGTTCTCCGGTCGAGCTTCTGGCAATCGGCATCGGCCATGACGTGACGCGTTACTATCGCCGCGCCGTGACAATTGTCGATGCCGACGAGCTTGCAGGCGCCATGACCGAGCAGCTTGCCGAATTGTTCGAGGATCATGCCGCGCAGCCGCGCGGTGGCCGTCTGCGCCGCGCTGGCTGA
- a CDS encoding esterase-like activity of phytase family protein, producing MAFENLSRAALVALGLATGFSSAHAGEPAKIISRKISDFHIGRSETRFGPLEFIGGLEMVSSNSLFGSLSSIRMRPDGRSFVGVLDTGHWLTGSIERDAEGRLSGLSGVEITSMRDRVGRTYEGKGHMDAEGLALDGDRVLVSFEQYHRVDVYPDPGFLDSRSLSTVGLLIPRDEMRSNRGIETVVVAPASGPLKGAPVIVAERSLDEDGNRLAAILDGPLKGQFTVEKDGSFDVTDGAFLPGGDLLLLERRFNMAEGIGMRIRRIKGADIKPGAIVNGELLVEGNFNYNIDNMEGLDAFQAADGTTHVILVSDDNHSILQRNLLLEFRLID from the coding sequence ATGGCGTTTGAAAACCTGTCTCGCGCGGCCCTTGTCGCCCTCGGCCTTGCGACAGGGTTCTCAAGCGCTCATGCGGGCGAGCCTGCGAAGATCATCAGCCGCAAGATTTCGGATTTCCATATCGGTCGTAGCGAAACCCGTTTCGGCCCGCTGGAGTTTATCGGTGGGCTGGAGATGGTATCGAGCAATTCGCTCTTCGGCTCGCTTTCCTCCATCCGTATGCGCCCTGACGGCAGGAGTTTCGTCGGCGTTCTCGATACCGGACACTGGCTGACGGGCAGCATCGAGCGCGATGCCGAGGGCAGGCTGTCTGGGCTTTCCGGTGTCGAAATTACCTCGATGCGGGATCGGGTTGGCCGGACCTATGAGGGTAAGGGACATATGGATGCCGAAGGCCTTGCGCTGGATGGCGACAGGGTTCTTGTGTCCTTCGAACAGTATCATCGCGTCGACGTCTATCCGGATCCAGGTTTTCTCGACTCGCGATCCTTGTCGACGGTCGGGCTCCTCATTCCACGTGACGAGATGCGGTCAAACCGTGGAATTGAAACCGTTGTCGTGGCGCCTGCCTCAGGCCCGCTGAAAGGGGCGCCTGTAATCGTAGCAGAGCGTAGCCTCGACGAGGACGGCAATCGGCTTGCGGCTATTCTGGACGGGCCGCTGAAGGGCCAGTTCACAGTCGAGAAGGATGGCAGCTTCGATGTGACTGACGGTGCCTTCCTGCCGGGTGGCGACCTGCTGCTGCTGGAACGGCGCTTCAACATGGCCGAAGGTATCGGCATGCGCATTCGCCGCATCAAGGGAGCAGACATCAAGCCCGGCGCCATCGTGAACGGCGAATTGCTCGTCGAGGGCAACTTCAATTACAATATCGATAATATGGAAGGGCTCGATGCCTTCCAGGCCGCCGATGGCACGACGCATGTCATCCTGGTGTCCGATGACAATCACTCCATCCTGCAGCGCAACCTGTTGCTGGAATTCCGGCTCATCGATTGA
- a CDS encoding BolA family protein, whose protein sequence is MTLQTSIEEKLKATFAPERLSVINESHLHAGHQPDMTGTGETHMRVRIVSAKFVGMSRLQRHRAITDLLKPELDAGLHALAVEPAAPGEPTRW, encoded by the coding sequence ATGACACTCCAGACCAGCATCGAAGAGAAGCTCAAGGCGACCTTCGCACCCGAACGCCTCTCCGTCATCAACGAGAGCCATCTGCACGCCGGCCACCAGCCGGACATGACGGGTACCGGCGAGACGCATATGCGCGTTCGCATCGTCTCTGCAAAATTCGTCGGCATGTCCCGGCTGCAACGGCATAGGGCGATCACCGACCTCTTGAAGCCCGAGCTGGATGCCGGGCTTCACGCGTTGGCCGTCGAGCCGGCAGCGCCAGGCGAACCGACGCGCTGGTAG
- a CDS encoding J domain-containing protein translates to MRLDSKYFDRIRTRRRREQEPEQAPPSCQWDGCDKKGTHRAPVGRNAEGQFFLFCFEHVKDYNKGYNYFSGLSDGEIARYQKEAITGHRPTWTVGVNKDAKNSPLHAEVRSGAYSRVRDPFGFVKEGGGKGSGPRFPQARKLKSLEAKAFDTMGLAANATSAEIKSKYKELVKKHHPDANGGDRGSEERFRAVIQAYQLLKQNGFC, encoded by the coding sequence ATGAGACTTGATTCCAAATATTTCGATCGCATCCGAACGCGCCGCAGGCGAGAGCAGGAGCCCGAACAGGCGCCTCCAAGCTGTCAGTGGGATGGCTGCGACAAAAAAGGTACGCATCGCGCTCCTGTGGGACGCAATGCGGAAGGCCAGTTCTTTTTGTTCTGCTTCGAGCACGTCAAGGACTACAACAAGGGATACAATTATTTCTCCGGCCTCTCGGACGGCGAGATCGCACGCTACCAGAAGGAGGCGATCACCGGTCACCGCCCCACCTGGACGGTCGGCGTCAACAAGGATGCCAAGAACAGCCCGCTGCATGCCGAAGTTCGCTCCGGCGCCTATTCGCGCGTGCGTGATCCGTTCGGTTTTGTGAAGGAAGGTGGCGGCAAGGGCAGCGGCCCGCGTTTCCCGCAGGCCCGCAAGCTGAAATCGCTGGAAGCCAAGGCTTTCGACACGATGGGACTTGCAGCCAACGCCACCTCGGCGGAGATCAAGAGCAAGTACAAGGAACTGGTCAAGAAGCATCACCCCGATGCGAATGGCGGCGATCGCGGTTCGGAAGAGCGTTTCCGCGCCGTCATCCAGGCCTATCAATTATTGAAGCAGAACGGTTTTTGTTAA
- the aroB gene encoding 3-dehydroquinate synthase, with product MNAITSASAVRKVHVPLGERAYDILIGPGLIASAGSEIASRIKGRKAAIITDEHVAPLYLDALKASLDAVGIVSAAVVLPAGEKTKSFEHLINVCDKVLEARVERNDYVIALGGGVIGDLTGFAAGIVRRGVRFVQIPTSLLAQVDSSVGGKTGINSRHGKNLVGVFHQPNLVLADTDVLNSLSEREFRAGYAEVAKYGLIDKPDFFAWLEKNWQAVFAGGSERIEAIAVSCQAKADVVVADEHENGQRALLNLGHTFGHALEAATAYDSSRLVHGEGVSIGMVLAHEFSARMNLASPDDARRVEAHLKAVGLPTRMSEIPGTLPPAEVLMDAIAQDKKVKGGKLTFILTRGIGQSFVADDVPASEVISFLKEKHP from the coding sequence ATGAACGCGATCACCTCCGCTTCCGCCGTCCGCAAGGTGCATGTCCCGCTTGGCGAACGTGCTTATGACATTCTGATCGGGCCAGGGCTGATCGCAAGCGCAGGCTCCGAGATTGCCTCGCGGATCAAGGGTCGCAAGGCGGCCATCATCACCGACGAGCATGTGGCACCGCTTTATCTCGATGCATTGAAGGCAAGCCTTGATGCCGTCGGCATCGTTTCGGCAGCTGTCGTGCTGCCGGCCGGAGAAAAGACCAAGAGCTTCGAGCATCTGATCAATGTCTGCGACAAGGTTCTGGAAGCGCGTGTCGAACGCAATGACTATGTTATCGCGCTCGGTGGCGGCGTCATCGGCGACCTCACGGGTTTTGCGGCCGGCATCGTCAGGCGCGGCGTGCGCTTCGTACAGATACCAACCTCGCTGCTCGCTCAGGTGGATTCTTCCGTCGGCGGCAAGACCGGCATCAATAGCCGCCACGGCAAGAATCTCGTCGGGGTCTTCCATCAGCCGAATCTGGTTCTCGCCGATACGGATGTGCTCAATTCGCTGAGCGAGCGTGAGTTCCGCGCAGGCTATGCCGAGGTCGCCAAATACGGGTTGATCGACAAGCCGGATTTCTTCGCCTGGCTGGAGAAAAACTGGCAGGCGGTCTTTGCCGGCGGTTCCGAGCGGATCGAGGCGATTGCCGTGAGCTGCCAGGCCAAGGCGGATGTTGTCGTTGCCGATGAACATGAAAATGGCCAGCGGGCTTTGCTCAATCTCGGGCATACGTTCGGCCACGCGCTGGAGGCTGCGACCGCCTATGACAGCAGCCGCCTCGTGCATGGCGAAGGCGTTTCGATCGGCATGGTGCTGGCGCATGAATTTTCGGCACGCATGAATCTCGCAAGCCCCGATGATGCCCGCCGCGTCGAGGCGCATCTAAAGGCTGTCGGCCTGCCGACCCGCATGTCGGAAATTCCGGGCACCCTGCCGCCGGCCGAAGTGCTGATGGATGCGATCGCGCAGGACAAGAAGGTCAAGGGCGGCAAGCTTACCTTCATCCTCACCCGCGGCATCGGCCAGTCATTCGTCGCCGATGACGTGCCGGCTTCCGAAGTCATCAGCTTTCTGAAGGAAAAACATCCCTGA